The following are from one region of the Francisella opportunistica genome:
- a CDS encoding SurA N-terminal domain-containing protein produces the protein MRKLTLIILLIFMLTDAYSDISSSMFQNSFDSGIDDTSPASMSISGKKYLVNKTVAIVNSKPITSFELDQEVAKLEAMQPNSTFNTDPLKLKRQALQDLISQSVLLQLAERNNITISNQQIDTAIQDIAAKNGVSVDSLRLNIEAAGMSFDSYKKRIRDQLMISQLQQQAIAQQVYVSPEEIQKYIKKHQKQFDREMAPVKLYTLKNLIVALPDSKKARQKKIDLFKKLALAVNDSGIDFSEVVKQFSQAPNAISGGIVSQQVKFDSIPEIYKKYVKGLKNHQVSQPFIVNHTLQMIYIDNLDEKAPILSKKVTKYYVYAIEIKLDGGMSEEGAKSSLERAKLAIESGQEFTKVALKYNQDYDHPNGKFKWVSELDSPPSLPSAAFAQLKQLKENELSEPFQADGRTWMIIKYTKTKEYDAAEQLKEQKALEAIFSEKAQEIYKTWLTSMKDDAYIEILEDDLKTPELY, from the coding sequence ATGAGGAAGTTAACACTAATTATTTTGTTGATATTTATGCTAACTGATGCTTATTCAGATATCTCTTCAAGTATGTTTCAAAATTCTTTTGATTCCGGCATTGATGACACATCGCCAGCATCAATGAGCATATCAGGTAAAAAATACCTTGTAAACAAGACGGTGGCGATAGTAAATAGTAAACCAATTACATCTTTTGAGTTAGATCAAGAGGTTGCTAAGCTAGAGGCAATGCAGCCAAATTCAACTTTTAATACAGACCCTCTAAAACTAAAAAGACAAGCACTACAAGATTTGATATCCCAAAGTGTTTTGCTACAACTTGCAGAACGTAATAATATCACAATATCTAATCAACAAATAGATACGGCAATACAAGATATTGCCGCAAAAAATGGTGTTTCAGTAGATTCTTTAAGACTTAATATCGAAGCAGCAGGGATGTCATTTGATAGTTATAAAAAAAGAATTAGAGATCAGTTGATGATAAGTCAACTACAACAGCAAGCTATAGCACAGCAAGTATATGTCTCACCTGAAGAGATACAGAAGTATATTAAAAAACATCAAAAACAGTTTGATAGAGAAATGGCACCTGTTAAGTTATATACGCTTAAAAACCTTATTGTAGCTTTGCCAGATTCTAAAAAAGCGCGTCAAAAGAAAATAGATTTATTTAAAAAACTAGCTCTTGCTGTCAATGACAGTGGTATTGATTTTTCTGAAGTTGTCAAACAATTTTCCCAAGCTCCAAATGCAATCTCCGGAGGTATAGTTAGTCAACAGGTTAAGTTTGATTCGATACCCGAGATATATAAGAAATATGTAAAAGGACTTAAAAATCATCAAGTATCACAACCATTTATAGTTAATCATACTTTACAAATGATATATATAGATAATCTCGATGAAAAAGCACCGATATTAAGTAAAAAAGTAACGAAGTATTATGTCTACGCAATAGAAATTAAGCTTGATGGTGGTATGAGCGAGGAGGGAGCTAAAAGTTCTCTTGAAAGAGCAAAGCTTGCTATCGAGAGTGGTCAAGAATTTACTAAAGTTGCGCTGAAATATAACCAAGATTATGACCATCCTAATGGTAAGTTTAAATGGGTATCAGAACTTGATAGTCCACCTTCGTTACCTTCAGCTGCATTTGCGCAACTTAAGCAATTAAAAGAAAACGAGTTATCAGAACCTTTCCAAGCAGATGGCAGAACTTGGATGATTATTAAATATACCAAAACCAAAGAGTATGATGCTGCTGAGCAGCTTAAAGAACAAAAAGCCCTGGAAGCAATATTCTCTGAAAAGGCTCAAGAAATTTATAAAACTTGGCTAACATCGATGAAAGACGATGCATATATAGAAATACTCGAAGATGATTTAAAGACACCAGAGCTTTACTAA
- a CDS encoding LPS-assembly protein LptD: MLKGIHKYLLMFFGTVLFTVQANAARIMSNNPIKEDWQCKVVDGEWNCKRAKKPKNVFSKELTTAEKEKALADDLAWVKKPSYFVGGYYSNDSQFTKALCESKKTDLSYERSEFDNDGTLIASGNVQVLQCDQELYGNNAIINLNDDNSAIGSLVMTGNVIAKQPSTGIVIRTTELDADMRNGTYSTDEAYFRLAREMPKTRMYDKEHFSGYLRGYAKTFKKESSGELILNDGYITSGDPYDNAWKITGNNIDIDTNTEMAYVKNGYFEIQDIPVMYIPYFSHPINDKRRSGFLYPGFVQNANSGIGISVPYYFNLAPNYDFLLNSVVWSQRGLMEEGTFRYMTKYFQGQFEGSIVPYDFKDKKMRGAFTLSTTGQYEGLTTNLNYEYISDPNYYNDFSSGNVNLVTKTLLDREFDLNYTNSYIDSGITVLDYGVVNPIIDLANIPYAKLPEVKFNITSAGYTPDYLTISANTLNTYFYKSPWPVSPSVSPVQGTNVSGFRSYDAPKIQGNFSNSWSYFNPSLQVPIRYYQLDNKATDTVQFTNSTVTSVLPIFNIDAGAYFDRDYTTENGSYTQTLRPRLFYTYIPYQNQTDIPLFDTSLQNEQYMQMFQVNRFTGYDRINNANQLTYALEASTTRNDDGTTLASAKIGQMAYFADRKVNLCQGNSACPNPGLMDPFSTDTFSPIMSSFEFQIMKNIYLSAQVNYRVKQEVVDYQVYQLSYKDENENIFNVSYNNIANNWNSLTEQQIINGQKPQPQETITLSTLLNITDHWGITALWNYNFFQKKIANVFAGLQYNAKSWAFRALWQASAYTNQDPNNPTQLGPLVNTYMFEFELKGLGGIGNTSDISSRLQQINGYNVGEWGEGE, translated from the coding sequence ATGTTAAAGGGGATTCATAAGTATCTATTAATGTTTTTTGGCACTGTATTGTTTACGGTGCAAGCAAATGCTGCGCGGATAATGAGTAATAACCCTATTAAAGAAGATTGGCAATGTAAGGTTGTCGATGGTGAGTGGAATTGTAAACGAGCAAAGAAGCCAAAGAATGTTTTTAGTAAAGAGCTTACTACAGCTGAAAAAGAAAAGGCTCTTGCTGATGACCTGGCATGGGTTAAGAAACCATCATATTTTGTTGGTGGTTACTACAGTAATGATAGCCAGTTTACTAAAGCATTATGTGAGTCGAAAAAGACAGATCTTAGCTATGAGAGATCTGAGTTTGATAATGATGGTACATTAATAGCATCTGGGAATGTTCAAGTCCTACAGTGTGATCAGGAATTGTACGGTAATAACGCGATAATAAACCTAAATGATGATAATAGTGCAATAGGATCATTAGTGATGACTGGAAATGTTATCGCTAAGCAACCATCCACAGGTATAGTTATACGTACTACAGAGTTAGATGCTGATATGAGAAATGGTACTTATAGTACTGATGAAGCATACTTCAGATTAGCGCGTGAAATGCCAAAAACTAGGATGTATGATAAAGAACATTTTAGTGGTTACTTACGCGGCTATGCTAAAACATTCAAAAAAGAATCTTCAGGTGAGCTAATACTTAATGATGGATATATTACTTCAGGTGATCCTTATGATAATGCTTGGAAAATTACTGGTAATAACATTGATATTGACACAAATACTGAGATGGCGTATGTCAAAAATGGTTATTTTGAAATCCAAGATATTCCAGTAATGTACATACCGTACTTTTCACACCCAATTAATGATAAAAGAAGATCTGGTTTCTTATATCCCGGTTTTGTACAAAATGCCAACTCTGGTATTGGTATATCTGTACCTTATTATTTTAACCTTGCCCCTAACTACGACTTTTTACTAAACAGCGTTGTATGGTCTCAAAGAGGCTTAATGGAGGAAGGTACATTCCGTTACATGACTAAATATTTTCAAGGCCAGTTTGAAGGATCAATAGTCCCTTATGATTTTAAGGATAAGAAAATGCGTGGTGCTTTTACTTTGTCAACTACTGGACAATATGAAGGCTTAACGACGAACTTAAATTATGAATATATAAGCGATCCAAATTATTATAATGATTTTTCATCAGGTAATGTTAATTTAGTTACAAAGACACTACTTGATAGAGAGTTTGATTTAAATTATACCAATAGCTATATTGATTCGGGAATAACGGTACTAGATTATGGCGTTGTAAATCCAATTATTGACCTTGCGAATATACCTTATGCCAAACTTCCTGAAGTCAAATTTAATATTACCTCAGCAGGATATACACCAGATTACCTTACAATTAGTGCAAATACTTTAAATACCTATTTTTACAAATCACCATGGCCAGTGAGTCCTAGTGTAAGCCCTGTACAAGGGACTAATGTTAGTGGTTTTAGGTCTTATGATGCTCCTAAAATACAAGGTAATTTCTCTAACAGTTGGAGCTATTTTAATCCGTCATTACAAGTGCCTATTCGATACTACCAATTAGATAATAAAGCTACCGATACGGTACAATTTACTAATAGTACAGTCACTAGTGTATTACCAATATTTAATATTGATGCCGGTGCTTATTTTGATAGAGATTATACTACCGAGAATGGCTCATATACTCAGACTTTAAGACCTAGGTTATTCTATACCTACATTCCATATCAAAATCAAACAGATATTCCTCTATTTGATACAAGCTTACAAAATGAACAATATATGCAGATGTTCCAAGTAAATAGATTTACTGGTTATGATAGGATTAATAATGCTAACCAGCTAACATACGCATTAGAAGCTTCTACAACAAGAAATGATGACGGAACTACTTTAGCATCTGCTAAAATTGGTCAAATGGCTTACTTTGCTGATAGAAAGGTTAATTTGTGTCAAGGAAACTCCGCTTGCCCAAATCCAGGGTTAATGGATCCTTTTTCGACAGATACTTTCTCTCCAATTATGTCTTCATTTGAATTTCAAATAATGAAAAATATATATTTATCAGCTCAAGTCAATTATAGAGTTAAGCAGGAAGTTGTTGATTACCAAGTGTATCAACTATCATATAAAGATGAAAATGAAAACATCTTTAATGTTTCGTATAACAATATTGCAAACAACTGGAATTCACTAACTGAGCAACAAATTATTAATGGACAAAAGCCTCAACCACAAGAAACTATTACTCTTTCTACGTTATTAAATATTACTGATCACTGGGGCATTACAGCTTTATGGAACTATAATTTTTTCCAGAAGAAGATTGCTAATGTATTTGCAGGCTTACAATATAATGCTAAGTCTTGGGCATTTAGAGCGTTATGGCAGGCAAGTGCATATACTAACCAAGACCCTAATAATCCAACCCAACTTGGTCCGTTAGTTAATACTTATATGTTTGAGTTTGAATTAAAGGGGCTTGGAGGTATTGGTAATACTAGTGATATATCTTCGCGTCTACAACAAATAAATGGTTATAATGTAGGAGAGTGGGGAGAAGGAGAATAA
- the argS gene encoding arginine--tRNA ligase — MNIENYLSEILAKVFQKLGYAESFAKVVTSTREGVGHFQCNGAMPLAKFARKPPFIIAEEIIEHLDAEDVFAKLEIAKPGFINMTLAPKFLAKTTDKFLNSIKFGAQNNSSAKKVVLDFGGPNVAKPMHVGHIRSALLGDALQRIHSFCDDVVVSDVHLGDWGTQMGMLIEEIKLQSPQLIYFDENYTGEYPTESPVTVQELAEIYPHASKRCKSDIIEMEKARLATFELQQGRRGYVALWQHFVKISIDAIKKDFDSLDVHFDLWLGESDANKFVDEMISYFKANNFIYEDEGAWVIDTNKDGVPPLIVIKKDGGIMYGTTDLATLWQRSKDLDPDEIIYVVDKRQSLHFKQVFSIAERTRVVSEKCKLKHVAFGTVNGKDGRPFKTREGGVMHLADLISQAKEYAKNRMPNEQDDTIIDQIAIATIKFGDLVNNYANDYIFDLEKFAQHEGKTGPYLLYTAVRAKSILKKIFGENYDIQSLTKDYRILSANNEHEEKLQLQLIQFPIAVSRAYENSQPHHICEYAYSLANSFNKFYVNCPITNLDDKSLKNARIALCMATVKAMTIASDLLGISIPERM; from the coding sequence ATGAATATAGAAAATTATTTATCAGAAATTCTTGCAAAAGTATTCCAAAAATTAGGTTATGCAGAAAGTTTTGCCAAAGTTGTAACCTCAACCCGTGAAGGAGTGGGTCATTTCCAGTGTAATGGTGCTATGCCTTTAGCTAAATTTGCTAGAAAGCCACCTTTTATAATTGCTGAAGAAATAATAGAGCATCTTGACGCTGAAGATGTTTTTGCAAAGCTAGAAATTGCTAAACCAGGCTTTATCAATATGACTTTAGCACCAAAATTCTTAGCTAAAACTACAGATAAGTTTTTAAACTCTATTAAATTTGGCGCACAAAATAATTCATCAGCAAAAAAAGTAGTTCTCGACTTTGGTGGCCCTAATGTTGCTAAACCGATGCATGTTGGCCATATTAGATCAGCACTTTTAGGTGATGCTTTACAGAGAATCCACAGTTTCTGTGATGATGTTGTTGTCTCTGATGTACATCTAGGTGATTGGGGTACGCAAATGGGTATGCTTATAGAAGAAATAAAACTGCAATCCCCACAACTTATATATTTCGATGAAAATTATACTGGAGAGTATCCAACTGAATCACCAGTAACTGTTCAAGAGTTAGCTGAAATCTATCCTCATGCTTCAAAAAGGTGTAAATCTGACATAATTGAAATGGAAAAAGCAAGATTGGCTACTTTTGAATTACAACAAGGTCGCAGAGGCTATGTTGCACTGTGGCAACATTTTGTAAAAATTTCGATTGATGCAATTAAAAAGGATTTTGATAGCTTGGATGTACATTTTGACTTATGGTTAGGTGAAAGCGACGCTAATAAATTTGTAGATGAGATGATTAGTTACTTTAAAGCTAATAATTTTATCTATGAAGATGAAGGTGCTTGGGTTATAGATACAAATAAAGATGGTGTACCTCCTCTTATAGTTATCAAGAAAGATGGCGGTATTATGTATGGTACTACAGACCTGGCTACTTTATGGCAACGCAGCAAAGATCTTGACCCGGATGAAATAATCTATGTAGTCGATAAAAGGCAATCGCTTCATTTTAAACAAGTGTTTAGCATTGCTGAAAGAACAAGAGTTGTTAGTGAAAAATGTAAGCTTAAACATGTAGCCTTCGGTACAGTCAATGGTAAAGATGGTCGCCCTTTTAAAACTCGTGAAGGTGGTGTGATGCACTTGGCAGATTTAATTTCTCAAGCAAAAGAATATGCCAAAAACAGAATGCCTAACGAGCAAGATGATACTATTATTGATCAAATAGCTATAGCAACTATTAAATTTGGTGATCTAGTTAATAACTATGCTAATGATTATATCTTTGATTTAGAAAAATTTGCGCAGCATGAAGGTAAAACAGGCCCTTATCTCTTATACACTGCAGTTAGAGCCAAATCGATTCTTAAAAAAATATTCGGTGAAAATTATGATATACAATCTCTAACAAAAGATTATAGAATATTAAGTGCAAACAATGAACATGAAGAAAAACTTCAATTACAATTGATACAGTTTCCAATCGCTGTGTCAAGAGCTTATGAAAATTCGCAACCACATCATATTTGTGAGTACGCATATTCATTAGCTAACAGTTTTAACAAATTCTATGTAAATTGTCCTATTACTAATCTTGATGATAAATCACTAAAAAATGCAAGAATTGCTTTATGTATGGCAACTGTCAAAGCTATGACAATCGCGTCGGATTTATTAGGCATCTCTATTCCTGAGAGAATGTAA
- a CDS encoding asparaginase, with the protein MQPIFKKAVAAIAMFLLSYLVALAALPNVDIVATGGTIAGVAKSSTDAVYKAGSLSIDDILEKEPAFSKLANIKSEQFYNIDSVDMTMAMRIKLAEYIQKLLNDPKVDAVIITHGTDSMVQTAFFLNQVLDVKKPVILVGAMRAFTSLSSDALMNLYDAVVTAVNKQSIGKGVLVVMNEEILTANDVAKTNTTNIDAFKAPNYGKLGTIIINDVDYYQRPKCVGNIVNVDDLRKIKALPKVEVIYESADISPQFLDSVLAIKGLKGIVLAGLGDGNIPSNQEDFLRKARAKGIVVVRSSYVGFGKVTHNYNNLDDKFDLVSSGIFSSEKARIFLQLCLIKTHNVKEIQKLFDRF; encoded by the coding sequence ATGCAACCCATATTTAAAAAAGCTGTAGCTGCTATAGCTATGTTCTTGCTTTCATATTTAGTTGCTTTAGCAGCTTTACCTAATGTGGATATTGTGGCAACTGGCGGTACTATTGCTGGTGTTGCAAAATCCTCAACTGATGCTGTCTATAAAGCTGGAAGCTTATCAATTGATGACATTTTAGAAAAAGAGCCTGCTTTTAGTAAATTAGCAAATATAAAATCTGAACAGTTTTATAATATTGATAGTGTAGATATGACAATGGCGATGCGAATTAAGCTTGCTGAATATATACAAAAACTCCTAAATGATCCAAAGGTTGATGCGGTAATAATAACTCATGGTACTGATAGTATGGTACAAACAGCGTTTTTTCTTAATCAAGTTTTAGATGTAAAGAAACCTGTCATTTTAGTAGGAGCTATGAGAGCTTTTACATCACTAAGCAGCGATGCCCTTATGAATTTATATGATGCGGTAGTTACTGCAGTAAATAAGCAGTCGATTGGTAAGGGTGTCTTGGTTGTAATGAATGAAGAAATCTTAACTGCAAATGACGTTGCTAAGACTAATACAACAAATATTGATGCATTTAAAGCTCCAAATTATGGTAAATTAGGTACAATAATAATCAATGATGTTGATTATTATCAAAGACCTAAATGTGTTGGTAATATAGTAAATGTTGATGATTTGCGAAAAATAAAAGCATTACCTAAGGTTGAAGTGATTTATGAATCAGCTGATATTTCACCGCAGTTTTTAGATAGTGTTTTGGCTATCAAAGGGTTAAAGGGTATAGTTCTTGCAGGTCTCGGCGATGGTAATATCCCATCTAATCAAGAAGATTTTCTCAGAAAAGCACGAGCTAAAGGCATTGTAGTAGTGCGTTCAAGTTATGTTGGTTTTGGTAAGGTTACCCATAATTACAATAATTTAGATGACAAATTTGATCTTGTATCATCGGGGATCTTTTCATCAGAAAAGGCGAGAATATTTTTGCAGTTGTGCTTAATAAAAACGCATAATGTTAAAGAAATTCAAAAACTATTCGATAGATTTTAG
- the trmL gene encoding tRNA (uridine(34)/cytosine(34)/5-carboxymethylaminomethyluridine(34)-2'-O)-methyltransferase TrmL codes for MLNIALYEPEIPPNTGNIIRLCANVGANLHLIEPLGFKLEDKQLRRAGLDYHEFADLKLYKNFAEFYQNNKDKQIWACTTKAKQYYHQVNFDCGDILLFGPETRGLPVDVLELLKQTQLKIPMHKNSRSLNLSNSVAVILYGALNNIGFEKLGLL; via the coding sequence ATGTTAAATATAGCTTTATATGAGCCAGAGATTCCGCCTAATACTGGTAATATTATTCGCCTATGTGCCAATGTTGGAGCTAATTTACATTTAATAGAACCATTAGGCTTTAAGTTAGAAGACAAACAACTAAGAAGAGCAGGTTTAGATTATCATGAATTTGCAGACCTTAAGCTCTACAAAAATTTTGCTGAGTTTTACCAAAACAATAAAGATAAGCAAATCTGGGCATGTACGACTAAGGCTAAGCAGTACTACCATCAGGTTAATTTTGACTGTGGTGATATCTTACTTTTTGGACCTGAGACTAGAGGCTTACCAGTAGATGTTTTAGAGCTACTTAAACAAACACAGCTTAAAATCCCAATGCATAAAAATAGTCGCAGTTTGAACTTGTCAAATTCTGTAGCAGTTATTCTATATGGTGCTTTAAATAATATTGGTTTTGAAAAATTGGGATTGTTATAG
- the hemB gene encoding porphobilinogen synthase, with the protein MSFPISRPRRLRVTQTFRDMVAETILSVDDLMYPIFVVHGQGIKKEISSMPNQYHWSVDKLDELVEQIVEAGIKSLMIFGMPKIKDLVSSENYDPNGITQQAIRKIKQLAPELVVATDVCMCSFTPHGHCGILDEYDYVDNDKTLEILQKTAVSHAQAGADIVAPSGMMDGMILAMRQALDQANFETVSIMSYSVKYASAYYGPFRSACSSSLKGDRKTYQMDYRNKKEAIREAMADIEQGADFIMVKPALSYLDIINELNHIIDLPIAAYHVSGEYAMIKAAASAGLVDEKAITIETLVSMKRAGAKVILTYTALDVAGWIK; encoded by the coding sequence ATGAGTTTTCCAATATCACGTCCACGTAGACTTAGAGTTACGCAAACTTTTCGAGATATGGTTGCTGAGACAATTTTAAGTGTTGATGACTTAATGTATCCAATATTTGTGGTACATGGCCAAGGAATTAAAAAAGAAATTTCAAGTATGCCAAATCAATATCACTGGTCAGTAGACAAACTTGATGAGTTAGTTGAACAAATTGTTGAAGCTGGTATAAAAAGCCTAATGATATTTGGTATGCCAAAAATTAAAGATCTTGTTTCATCGGAGAATTATGATCCTAATGGTATAACACAGCAAGCAATTAGAAAAATTAAACAACTTGCTCCAGAGCTTGTAGTAGCTACAGATGTATGTATGTGTAGCTTTACACCACATGGTCATTGTGGGATTTTAGATGAATATGATTATGTTGATAATGATAAAACACTAGAAATATTACAAAAAACAGCCGTTTCTCATGCACAGGCTGGAGCAGATATAGTAGCACCAAGTGGTATGATGGATGGTATGATACTCGCGATGCGTCAAGCTTTAGATCAAGCAAATTTTGAGACAGTGAGTATTATGTCGTATTCTGTCAAATATGCTTCGGCATATTATGGACCTTTTAGAAGTGCTTGTAGCTCATCACTTAAGGGTGATCGCAAAACTTATCAGATGGACTATCGTAATAAGAAAGAAGCAATTCGTGAGGCAATGGCAGATATTGAGCAGGGAGCTGATTTTATTATGGTTAAGCCAGCTTTGAGCTATCTTGATATTATTAATGAGCTAAATCATATTATAGATTTACCAATAGCGGCATATCATGTCAGTGGTGAGTATGCGATGATAAAGGCCGCTGCTAGCGCTGGTTTGGTTGATGAAAAAGCAATCACTATTGAAACGCTTGTATCTATGAAAAGAGCAGGTGCTAAAGTGATACTTACATATACTGCTTTAGATGTAGCAGGTTGGATTAAGTAG
- the yhbY gene encoding ribosome assembly RNA-binding protein YhbY: MDVKQQQKLKAQAHSLKPVVLMGEKGLTENVMLEVDLALASHQLIKVKAGRLPKEEKQQIASEITKATNSELVQIIGNILVLYRKNPNKDKR, encoded by the coding sequence ATGGATGTAAAACAACAACAAAAATTAAAAGCTCAAGCACATAGCTTAAAGCCAGTAGTTCTTATGGGTGAAAAAGGCTTAACAGAAAATGTAATGTTAGAGGTTGACTTAGCACTAGCATCACATCAATTGATAAAAGTAAAAGCAGGCCGTTTACCTAAAGAAGAAAAACAACAAATTGCTAGTGAAATTACTAAAGCTACAAATTCAGAACTTGTACAAATTATTGGTAATATTTTAGTGTTATATAGAAAAAACCCAAATAAAGATAAAAGATAG
- a CDS encoding DNA polymerase III subunit delta' C-terminal domain-containing protein codes for MLTLSTHQKLLDNFLEQKAKHMLHHACIFRVEDAVLLDNFINSLCQLLLGQKILSYDDSPYVNIAAIENDEVKVAEIKKIIKNCELTAHNDLAKIIIIEELDLLNESAANALLKTLEEPTQNTFFLMFTRNYSEVLPTVKSRSLVYDIKFSQDDKYNYLSYTFDMSKDAIEKSLQMSRNDINVIAKIKLEQHFWQLRNNLMKVLANQVNPNVFLKEANPHFKDTLYWLTSLIIDVYYYKLDEQNQNIANYDKLAVIKYLAAKFDADFIYKLYYKALEAQSYFVNFKNVDKELVLENLILEIIK; via the coding sequence GTGTTAACTTTAAGTACACATCAAAAACTTCTTGATAATTTTCTTGAGCAAAAAGCTAAGCACATGCTTCATCATGCTTGTATATTTAGAGTAGAAGATGCTGTGTTGCTAGATAACTTTATTAACTCTTTATGTCAATTACTGCTAGGACAGAAAATACTTAGTTATGATGACTCTCCGTATGTAAATATAGCAGCGATTGAAAATGATGAGGTTAAAGTTGCAGAAATAAAAAAAATAATTAAAAATTGTGAGCTGACAGCGCATAATGATTTAGCAAAGATTATTATAATTGAAGAGCTTGATTTATTAAACGAATCGGCTGCTAATGCATTGTTGAAAACATTAGAAGAACCAACGCAAAATACTTTCTTTTTGATGTTTACAAGAAACTACAGTGAGGTTTTGCCAACTGTTAAAAGTAGATCTTTAGTTTATGATATAAAATTTAGTCAAGATGATAAGTATAATTATCTAAGTTATACATTTGATATGTCAAAAGATGCTATCGAAAAGTCATTGCAAATGTCGCGTAATGACATAAATGTAATTGCTAAGATTAAACTTGAACAACATTTTTGGCAACTGAGAAATAACTTGATGAAAGTGCTAGCTAATCAGGTTAACCCAAATGTATTTTTGAAAGAAGCTAATCCACATTTTAAGGATACTCTTTATTGGTTAACTAGCCTAATTATAGATGTTTATTACTATAAACTTGACGAGCAAAATCAAAATATCGCAAACTATGATAAATTAGCGGTGATAAAGTATCTTGCTGCTAAATTTGATGCTGACTTTATATATAAACTATATTATAAAGCACTAGAGGCACAAAGTTATTTTGTAAACTTTAAAAATGTTGATAAGGAACTAGTCCTAGAAAACTTAATATTAGAAATTATAAAATAG
- the sohB gene encoding protease SohB: protein MWYQSFISFVFFFLSTLLVVVAIVFVIGSFFSLLSKAKQEAARLAKGKLEINKIGAEYKQTKQQLLETLLEKKEYKKYLKEQKKLDKQDKPKQKTFVLNFKGDIHASQGENLRNEVSAVLAVANTEDEIIIRIDSPGGVVNGYGFAAAQLERIRQAGINLTVCIDQVAASGGYMMSAVAHKIIAAPFAIVGSIGVVGTIPNIRELLEKNGINVEMHTSGEYKRTLTTVGVNTEEGRDKFKQDLENIHELFKKHILIYRPNLDITKVATGEYWFGKDALELGLVDKIQTYDDYLIDLLNKQHDVYEVSYVIKKEKGLLKSKLTMLKRTMTDFLYTRKII from the coding sequence ATGTGGTATCAAAGTTTTATAAGTTTCGTATTTTTTTTCCTTAGTACTTTATTAGTAGTTGTTGCCATAGTTTTTGTGATTGGTAGTTTTTTTTCATTACTAAGCAAAGCAAAACAAGAAGCCGCAAGGCTAGCAAAAGGTAAGCTTGAGATAAATAAAATAGGTGCTGAATATAAACAGACTAAGCAGCAGCTTTTAGAAACCTTACTCGAGAAAAAAGAGTATAAGAAGTATTTAAAGGAGCAAAAAAAGTTAGATAAGCAGGATAAACCAAAACAAAAAACTTTTGTCCTTAATTTCAAAGGTGATATCCATGCATCTCAGGGTGAAAATCTGCGTAATGAAGTTTCGGCTGTATTAGCAGTAGCTAATACAGAGGATGAGATTATTATTAGGATAGATAGTCCTGGTGGGGTTGTTAATGGTTATGGTTTTGCAGCAGCACAACTAGAACGCATTCGTCAGGCTGGAATAAACTTGACAGTTTGTATTGATCAAGTTGCTGCAAGTGGTGGCTATATGATGTCAGCTGTTGCACATAAAATAATAGCAGCGCCATTTGCTATAGTTGGCTCTATTGGAGTTGTTGGTACTATTCCTAATATTAGAGAATTACTTGAAAAAAATGGTATTAATGTTGAAATGCATACTTCTGGAGAGTATAAGCGTACATTAACAACAGTTGGTGTTAATACAGAAGAAGGTCGTGACAAGTTTAAACAAGATTTAGAGAATATTCATGAGCTATTTAAAAAGCATATTTTAATATACAGACCAAATCTAGATATCACTAAAGTAGCTACTGGTGAATATTGGTTTGGCAAAGATGCTCTTGAGTTAGGTTTGGTTGATAAAATTCAGACTTATGATGATTATTTAATCGATTTACTTAACAAACAGCATGATGTATATGAAGTAAGTTACGTTATAAAAAAAGAAAAAGGATTATTAAAATCTAAACTCACTATGCTTAAAAGAACTATGACAGACTTTTTGTATACACGTAAAATAATATAG